The genomic DNA ACGCTGGAGTTCGACAGCAGCGGCAAGCTGACCACCACGCCGCCGACGATGCCGATCTCGTTCAGCGATACCACCGCCGCCCCCGTCAACATCACGGTGGACTACACCGGCACCACGTTCCAGGCCGGCGAGGCCACCACGTCGACCAATATCGCCGACGGCTACGCCACCGGCAAGTACATCGGCGTCGAACTGGGTTCGGACGGCAAGGTGATCGCCAAGTATTCGAATGGCGAAGCGCAGGCCGTCGGCCAGATCAAGCTGGCCACGTTCTCGAACGACGACGCGCTGACCCCGGTGAACGACACCAGCTGGACGGCCAACGGCGACGTCGGCACGAAGAGCCTGAGCGACCCGGGTTCGGGCCCGGCCGGCAGCCTGGCGATCGCCACGCTGGAAGGTTCGAACGTGGACATCACGTCGGAACTGGTCGGCCTCATGGGTTCGCAGCGCAACTACCAGGCGAACTCGAAGGTCATCACGACCGAGAACCAGATGCTGCAATCGCTGATGCAGGCCCTGTAAGCGGAGCGCCGGTAAATGGATGCACTGATCTATACCGCGATGAGCGGCGCCGAGCGGGCCCTGCGGGGCCAGCAGGTGCACGCCAACAACCTGGCGAACGCCGACACGGCGGGCTTCCGCGCCAATCTGGAACTGGCCACGGCGCAAGCCGCCCAGGGCTACGGCTACGACGACCGCCACATGTCGCAGATGCAGGCCAACGCGATCTCGACCAAGCAGGGCACGCTGCGCCCGACCGGCCGCGAACTCGACGTGGCCATCTCCGGCCAGGGCATGTTCGCCGTGCAGGGCCCGACGGGCGAAGCCTACACCCGCGCCGGCAACATCACGCTGGATGCGGACGGCACCATGACCGTCAACGGCATGCAGATCCTGGGCGAAGGCGGCCCGATCACGTTGCCGCAGAACGCCAGGATCGAAATCGGCCAGGACGGCACGGTGTCGATCCAGAGCCCGGGCGGCAAGGGCGAGATGCAGGTGATCGACAAACTCAAGCTCGTCAAGGCCGAGGGCTCCGAGCTGACCAAGAACGAGGCAGGGCTGATCGTCGCACGCGACGGCGCCACCCTGCCCACGGATAACACGGTGCAGGTGCGCGCCGGTCATCTGGAAGGGAGCAACGTGTCCGCCGTCGAAGAGATGGTGGCCACGATGAGCCTGACTCGCACCTTCGAAGTCCAGATGAAACTGTTCAAGGCCGCGGACGACATGACCCAGGCCGGCAACCGCCTGATCGGCGGCTGATGGCACTTCCGGCAAGATTAAAGTTGCCGGAAGGAATGCCGTAACAGACCCCAAGCGCAACACACTACAGGAGTATCCGATGAATCCAGCAATGTGGATCAGCAAGACCGGCGTGCAGGCACAAGATGCGAAACTGCAAGCCATCGCCAACAACTTGGCCAACGCCAACACCGTCGGCTTCAAGAAGGACCGCGTGGTCTTCGAAGACCTGTTCTACTCGGTCGAAGGCCAGCCGGGCGCGCAGCGCGCCGACAACAACACCCTGGCGCCGACCGGCGTGCAGCTGGGTAACGGTACCCACATCGTCGGCACCCAGAAAGTGTTCACGACAGGTAACGCCCAGATCACCAGCAACCAGTTCGACGTGATGATCAGCGGTAACGGCTTCCTGCAGGTGCAGCGCCCCAACGGCGAAGCGGGCTTTACCCGCGCCGGCCAGCTGGGCCTGGACGCCAACGGCGTGCTGATCAACGCCCAGGGCCTGCCCCTGGTGCCGCAGATCACCGTGCCGCCGACCGCCACGTCCGTCACGATCGCCGAGAACGGCACCGTGTCGGTGACGATGCCGGGCAGCACCACGCCGCAGCAGGTCGGCCAGCTGACCCTGACCTCGTTCATCAACCCGGCCGGCCTGCAGGCGCTGGGCGAAAACCTGTTCCAGGAAACGGCCGCTTCCGGCGCGCCGACCGAAGGCCGTCCCGGTGACGCCCAGTTCGGCAAGCTGAAACAGGGCGCGCTGGAAGCGTCCAACGTCCAGGTGGTGGAGGAGATGGTCGACATGATCGCCGCCCAGCGTACCTATGAAATGAACACGAAGGTTCTGTCCGCAGCAGACAATATGCTGCAATATCTCGCACAGGCAGCACGATAATGATGAAAGCGCAACTGAGCGCAATGGCCGCGTTGTTGCTGGCCGGTTGCGCAACCATCCAGCCGGCGGCGGTCCGCCCCGGCCCTTCGACGAACCGCCCGCCGTGGCCCGCTCCAGCGCCCCGCGCGGCGTGTCCGGCGGCGTGTTCTCGGCCGATGCCGGCCTGTCGCTGACGTCGGACAGCCGCGCCTTCCGCGTCGGCGACCTGGTCACTGTCATCCTGCAGGAAACCACGCAGGCGTCGAAATCGGCCGGCACCAAGCTGGGCAAGGACTCCGGCGTCGGCATCGCCGCGCCCAGCCTGCTCGGCAAGACGTTCCCGAAAGCCGGTGTCGAGCTGAACTCGAACCATTCGTTCCAGGGCGACGCCACCGCCACGCAGCAGAACGCGCTGTCCGGCGCGATCACCGTGATCGTGCAGGAAGTGATGCCGAAC from Pseudoduganella armeniaca includes the following:
- the flgF gene encoding flagellar basal-body rod protein FlgF; protein product: MDALIYTAMSGAERALRGQQVHANNLANADTAGFRANLELATAQAAQGYGYDDRHMSQMQANAISTKQGTLRPTGRELDVAISGQGMFAVQGPTGEAYTRAGNITLDADGTMTVNGMQILGEGGPITLPQNARIEIGQDGTVSIQSPGGKGEMQVIDKLKLVKAEGSELTKNEAGLIVARDGATLPTDNTVQVRAGHLEGSNVSAVEEMVATMSLTRTFEVQMKLFKAADDMTQAGNRLIGG
- the flgG gene encoding flagellar basal-body rod protein FlgG, with amino-acid sequence MNPAMWISKTGVQAQDAKLQAIANNLANANTVGFKKDRVVFEDLFYSVEGQPGAQRADNNTLAPTGVQLGNGTHIVGTQKVFTTGNAQITSNQFDVMISGNGFLQVQRPNGEAGFTRAGQLGLDANGVLINAQGLPLVPQITVPPTATSVTIAENGTVSVTMPGSTTPQQVGQLTLTSFINPAGLQALGENLFQETAASGAPTEGRPGDAQFGKLKQGALEASNVQVVEEMVDMIAAQRTYEMNTKVLSAADNMLQYLAQAAR
- the flgH gene encoding flagellar basal body L-ring protein FlgH, coding for MRNHPAGGGPPRPFDEPPAVARSSAPRGVSGGVFSADAGLSLTSDSRAFRVGDLVTVILQETTQASKSAGTKLGKDSGVGIAAPSLLGKTFPKAGVELNSNHSFQGDATATQQNALSGAITVIVQEVMPNGLLKVAGEKGLTLNQGEEFVRLRGYLRAADIDANNQVSSQRIANARIAYSAQGTLADTQQPGWLSRFFLGPLMPF